The genomic region CGATGCTTTCTTCGTTTACCACAAGTCCCAGACCCAAATTCGGTCCGAGCAAAAGTCCCCCGGCCACATAACCCAGAATCAACGGTTGTTTTGTGACTCTTGCGATATGGGAAAAGAACGTAGCGAAAATGATGCTTAATGCAATATCGTTTAAAAGGGAGAGGGAATGATGCTCCATTTACAATGTATCCTGAAACTGATTTATTTTTTTACCTTCTCTGAACGATGCAAGAACGGAGCCGGTAGTTTCTTATAATTCGCTCTGCATGCTAAAATATGAAAGTTTCCCGGAGTAAAAAACATTTTTTTTACGGAATCGGTAAAAACTGAAACGGAATCGAACTCGCTTCAAGGATCGGATATTAAAACGAAGTTGCTGATAAAGAAATAAATCGGCGGAAAAATGAATCGGTTCTTTTAAATTCGAGGCATTCCGAAAAAATCAGACGTTGTAGTCTCCGGGTTCCAAAACGTGAATATCCGGAAGATTTCTATACTTTCCGTCGAAATCCAAACCGTAACCCACCACGAACTCGTCCGGAATTCTCCAGCCGACGTACTTCACCGGAAATTCTAGAATATTTTTTCTTTCCTTAAGAAGAAGAGTAACGATCTCGAGACTCGCAGGATTTCGCGTAAAGATATGACGCACGAGATATTGAAGAGTAAAGCCGGTGTCTAAAATGTCTTCCACAAGGATCACATGACGGTCCGAAAGATCCGTGTTGATGTCTTTTATCAAATCGACCTTTCCTAAGGAAACGGTTCCGGAATAGGACTTCGCTTGAACGAAGTCGATCTCGACCGAAAAAGGAATCGCTCTTGTTAGATCCGTAAAAAAATAAACGCCGCCCTTCAATACGCAGATCAATACCGGATTTAGTTTTTTATAATCCTTTGCGATTTCGGAAGCGAGGGCTTTCACCTTTTGGGAAATTTCTTCCTG from Leptospira kmetyi serovar Malaysia str. Bejo-Iso9 harbors:
- the hpt gene encoding hypoxanthine phosphoribosyltransferase, whose translation is MNKTVSDILHPRFTQEEISQKVKALASEIAKDYKKLNPVLICVLKGGVYFFTDLTRAIPFSVEIDFVQAKSYSGTVSLGKVDLIKDINTDLSDRHVILVEDILDTGFTLQYLVRHIFTRNPASLEIVTLLLKERKNILEFPVKYVGWRIPDEFVVGYGLDFDGKYRNLPDIHVLEPGDYNV